In Henningerozyma blattae CBS 6284 chromosome 7, complete genome, a single genomic region encodes these proteins:
- the SOD1 gene encoding superoxide dismutase SOD1 (similar to Saccharomyces cerevisiae SOD1 (YJR104C); ancestral locus Anc_7.477) encodes MVNAVCILTGSAGVSGLVRLTQESEDAPTTIEYEITGNTPNAERGFHIHQFGDLTNGCVTAGPHFNPFGKTHGSLTSEIRHVGDLGNVKTDANGVAKGTIVNDTIKLMGPYSVVGRAFVIHAGTDDVGLGGNEESLKTGNAGGRNACGTIGLSA; translated from the coding sequence ATGGTCAACGCTGTCTGTATCTTAACCGGTTCTGCTGGTGTCTCTGGTTTAGTCCGTCTTACTCAAGAATCTGAAGACGCTCCAACCACCATTGAATACGAAATCACAGGTAATACTCCAAATGCTGAACGTGGGTTCCATATCCATCAGTTTGGTGATTTAACCAATGGTTGTGTAACTGCTGGTCCACATTTCAATCCATTTGGTAAGACCCATGGTTCTTTGACCTCAGAAATTAGACATGTAGGTGATTTAGGTAATGTTAAGACCGATGCTAATGGTGTCGCTAAAGGTACCATCGTCAACGACACTATCAAGTTGATGGGTCCTTATTCTGTTGTCGGTAGAGCCTTTGTCATTCACGCTGGTACCGATGACGTGGGTCTAGGTGGTAACGAAGAATCCTTAAAGACTGGTAACGCAGGTGGTAGAAACGCTTGTGGGACTATTGGTTTATCCGCTTAA